The following coding sequences are from one Diadema setosum chromosome 9, eeDiaSeto1, whole genome shotgun sequence window:
- the LOC140233320 gene encoding uncharacterized protein: MLRQCSTSRGTDNEVDRREGAPACIGFASRFALPSEEGEPLSEEHASSVNYLMTTPLEDKYLSETCGKYPTPSNCKSLTVPRVNPIIWDNLSSPVRALDMKLQRCQRPLVKGLAALMKATDPSLPLTETQQDAIALFSNASFELNQLRKDLIKPDSNSRYTHLCKPNNKTTASLFGDELHKTVRELDEQQKTMGVMKKHERNQHRAQTWRGRTGFHPYRVPISGSSMRPTASSRPNRYQEAGWTRRAQTQQPF; this comes from the coding sequence ATGCTGAGACAATGCTCTACGTCTAGGGGCACGGATAACGAGGTAGACCGACGCGAGGGAGCGCCTGCCTGCATTGGTTTCGCTTCACGCTTCGCGCTTCCCTCGGAGGAGGGAGAGCCGTTATCGGAAGAGCACGCTTCGAGTGTGAACTACCTCATGACTACCCCATTGGAGGACAAATACCTATCAGAAACATGCGGTAAATACCCAACTCCATCCAACTGCAAGTCCCTGACAGTCCCTAGAGTGAACCCCATAATATGGGATAACCTTTCCTCGCCTGTACGGGCGCTAGATATGAAGTTACAAAGATGCCAACGCCCGCTTGTGAAGGGATTAGCAGCACTCATGAAAGCGACAGATCCGTCACTTCCCCTCACAGAAACGCAGCAAGACGCAATCGCGTTATTCTCCAACGCGAGTTTTGAACTAAACCAGCTGCGAAAGGATTTAATCAAGCCGGATTCAAATTCGCGCTACACTCATCTGTGCAAACCGAACAACAAGACGACTGCCTCTCTCTTCGGAGATGAGCTTCACAAGACAGTTCGAGAATTAGATGAGCAGCAAAAGACAATGGGTGTGATGAAAAAACATGAGAGAAACCAACACAGAGCACAGACATGGCGGGGGCGAACGGGCTTCCACCCGTACCGAGTGCCAATCTCGGGATCTTCCATGCGACCAACAGCTAGTTCGCGACCAAACCGATATCAAGAGGCCGGCTGGACCAGGCGTGCACAAACACAACAGCCTTTTTAG